The Pannonibacter sp. XCT-53 genomic interval CCTTGATTTCCTGGGTTTCCAGGTCAACGGTCAGGGTCGAGTTGGCGCCGCGCGAGGCGTCGTCCAAGAGCTTGTCCAGCTCCTCCTTGCTGACCACCACCGGCAGGATGCCGTTCTTGAAGCAGTTGTTGTAGAAGATGTCGGCGAAGGACGTGGAGATCACGCAGCGGATGCCGAAGTCGAGCAGTGCCCACGGGGCATGCTCGCGCGAGGAGCCGCAGCCGAAGTTGTCGCCGGCGACGAGGATCGAGGCCCCCTTGTAGGCCGGCTTGTTCAGCACGAAGTCCGGGTTGTCCGAGCCATCCTCGTTGTAGCGCATCTCCGAGAACAGCGCGGTGCCGAGGCCCGTGCGCTTGATCGTCTTCAGATACTGCTTCGGGATGATCATGTCGGTGTCGATGTTGATGATCGGCAGCGGCGCCGCGACACCCGTGAGCGTGGTGAACTTCTGCAAGGCGGTTACTCCAAGGTCTCTGGTCTTTTGTTCTTGTGGCCCCGCCGAGGTCAGGCGGCGAGGCTGGTTGCCGGGGCGACGCCCAGCAGGATGTTGAGGTTCTGCACGGCCGCGCCCGAGGCGCCCTTGCCGAGGTTGTCGTAGACGGCAATGATCGCGGCCTGGGCGCGCGCATCATTGGCGAAGACATAGAGCCGCATCGCATTGGTGCCGTTCAGCGCCTGCGGGTTCAGCTCGGATGCCCGGTCGAGCGGCGACAGCGGTGCCACCTCGACGAACCCGTCGGTCTGGGCCGCAAAGTGGTCGGCGATGGCGGCGTGGATCTCCGCGCCGGACGGCACCTTCGGCAGGCGGGCCAGGTTCAGCGGCACGCTGGTGATCATGCCCTTGTAATAGTTGCCGACCGAGGGCACGAACAGCGGCGCCGCCGCAAGGCCCGTGTAGCGCTGCATTTCCGGCAGGTGCTTGTGGTTGAAGGCAAGGCCATAGGGCAGGAACACGTTGGCCGCATCGCCCTTTGCCTCGTAGTCCTCGATCATCGACTTGCCACCGCCCGAATAGCCGGAGATGCCGTTGACGGCGACGGGGAAGTCGGCCGGAACAAGCCCGCCGGCGATCAGCGGCCGAAGTGCCGCGATCACGCCCTGCGGCCAGCAGCCCGGGTTGGACACGCGCCTGGAGGCCGCGATGGCCGCGGACTGCGCCTTGTCCATTTCGGCAAAGCCATAGGTCCAGCCCTCGGCCACGCGGAAGGCGGTCGAGGCGTCGATGACGGCGGTGGTGTCGTTGGTGATCAGCGCCACGCTTTCCTTTGCCGCCTCGTCGGGCAGGCAGAGGATCGCCACATCGGCGGCATTCAGCAGCTCGGCGCGGGCGCCAAGGTCCTTGCGGCGCTCGGGGGCGATGGACAGCAGCTCGATGTCGCGGCGTTCGGCAAGGCGCTCGCGGATCTGCAGACCCGTCGTTCCAGCCTCGCCATCAATGAATACCCGCGCCACCATGGGCCTGTCCCTTTCCCGCACCTGTCGTTCCGCCCCGCAGGGTCCGGCGCGGCAGGCGGCCGGATCCCGGGGCAATGTGGCGGGTTTTACACGCAATCGCCGGGGCTGTCACGGCGTGCGGCGGCCTGCGGGCGGGGCAGGATCTCAACGGGCCATTGAGTGATACTCATCATTCGGCCGCATGTCGGTGGCAGCCGCAACCCGGTTCGACATGTTGAAGAAGGCGGCGACGGAGGCGATGTCCCAGATGTCGCGGTCGCCGAACCCGGCCTCGCGCAGCGCCTGGCGGTCCTGCTCCTCGATCTCGGCCGGGCGCTCGGTCAGCTTGTGGGCGAAGTCGAGCATGGCCTTCTGGCGCGGCGAGAGGGGGGCAGCCCGATAGTTCATCACCAGCATCTCGCCGAGCTGCGGGTCGCCGGAGAGGTCGCGCACGGCAGCCCCGTGGGCCGTCAGGCAGTAGTAACAGCGGTTCACGGACGACACGACCACCGCGATCATCTCCCGCTCCAGCTTGCTCAGCGCCGAGGCCCCAAGCATCAAGTCGTTGTACATGTCGGTGAAGGCGCGCAACTTCGTGTCGTCAAACCCGTAGGCAATCAAAACATTCGGAACAAGGCCGAGCTTTTCCTGACATTTTGTGAAATACCGCTGCGTCGTTTCGCTGAATTCGCCGGCTCCTGGCAGGTTCAGGGCAATCACCGGTGCGTTCGACATTTTGTAATCCCTCCCCGATATCGTCATTTTTTAGGCTGGTTCTCTAAACTAGCATGCACGCCACTGAGTCGCGGGCGAGGAGGAAAAGATGCCGCAAGCCAGGGAACACCGGAAAGCCGAACTTGTTGCGGAGGTGCGTCAGGCCCTCGCGAGCGGTCATCCGGGCCTCGCAGACTTCGCCGAGGAACTCTACCTGCGCGGTGCGGCCGAGGATCTTGTCGCCTATTCCGCTGACGAGCTGGCCGGCTTTGCCCGCGCGGCCTTCGAGGACTTCGCGGTCCATACCCCCGGCACGCACCGGGTGACCGTTGCAAACCCGTCCTTCCGCGCCGCGGGCGCCATGGCGGGCGAGGTGACCGTCGTCGAGCTTGTCAACGACAACATGCCGTTCCTGGTCGATTCGGTGATGGCCGAACTGCAGGACAGCCGCCTCGAGGTGCATCTTGTGCTGCACCCGATCTACTCGGTCGAGCGCGACGCCGACGGCAAGCTGCTGTCCGTCGCCGGCCGCAAGAAGGCCAGCGCGCGCGAGGACAGCCAGGAAAGCCTGATCCACATCCACGTCAGCCGCATCGGCTCGGAGGAAGCCCGCAAGGCGCTGGCCGAGCGTCTCAGCCGGATCATGGACGACGTTCGCGCGGCCGTCGGCGACTGGAAGCCGATGCGCAAGCGTCTCGCCACGGCGATCAACACCTACAAGACCGCGGTCGTGAACGGCCGCGACGAGCTGTGGGAGGCGATTCACTTCCTCGAGTGGATGGCCAATGACAACTTCATCTTCCTCGGCATGCGGGAATACACCTTCAACGGCAGCGTCGAGGACGGCGAGCTGACGCCGATGGACGGCACCGGCCTCGGCACGCTCGCCGATCCGGAGGTCCGCGTCCTGCGGCGCGGCAGCGAGTTCGTCCAGATCACGCCGGAAATCCGCGAGTTCCTCAAGCGACCCGATCCGCTGATCATCGCCAAGGCCAACGTGAAGAGCCGCGTGCATCGCCGTGTCTACATGGATTATGTCGGCACCAAGCTGTTCGACGATACCGGCACGATGATCGGCGAGCTGCGCATCGTCGGCCTCTTCGCCTCCACCGCCTACAACGAGCCGACCAGCAAGATCCCGTTCCTGCGCCGCAAGGTCGCCAGCGTCCTGGCCAAGGGGGGGTTCGATCCCGACAGCCACTCCGGCCGCGCCCTCACCAACGTGATGGAGACCTTCCCGCGCGACGAGCTGTTCCAGATCGACCAGGAAACGCTCTACGACTTCGCCATGTCGATCCTGCAGCTCGACGAGCGGCCGCGCATCCGCGTGCTTGCCCGGGCCGAGAAGTTCGACCGCTACGTCTCCATTCTCTGCTACGTCCCGCGTGACCGCTACACCACCGAGGTGCGGCTCAACATCGGCACGTATTTCGCCTCCGTCTTCGATGGCCGCCTGTCGGCCTGGTACGTGACCTATCCGGAGGGGCCGCTGGCCCGCGTCCACTTCATCATCGGCCGTGACAAGGGCAAGACCCCGGTCGTGGCCCAGGAGGATCTGGAACAGGCGGTCTCCTCGATCGTCCGCACCTGGCCGGACGGCCTGCGCGATGCCTTCAAGGAACGGTTCGATCCGGAAACCGCGCATCGCCTGTCGGAGCGTTACTCGCTCGCCTTCCACGGCGGCTACAAGGAAGTCTATTCGGCCGAGATGGCGCTGGCCGATGTGGTCAAGATCGAGACGCTCTCCGAGGAGCGCAAGACCACGATCACCTTCGGCCGCTCGTCGGCGAGCCAGTCCGACCGGCTGTCGCTGAAGGTCTACAATCTCGGGGCTCCGATCCCGCTGTCGGCACGCGTGCCGCTGCTGGAAAACATGGGCTTCCGCGTCATCAACGAGCGCACCTACCGCATCACGCCGACGGACATGCCCCTGTCCTATCTGCACGAGATGACGCTCGAGGCGAGCCGCGGCGGCGACATCGACCTGACGCCCAACCTCAAGGACAGGCTTGAGGCGCTGTTCATGGCGGTCTGGCTCGGGCAGGCCGAGAACGACGGCTACAATGCGCTGGTCCTGTCGGCGAACCTCGCCTGGCGCGACATCGCCATGCTCCGGGCGCTGTCGAAGTACCTGCGCCAGGTCGGCATCCGCTACTCCGAAGACTACATGTGGACCACGCTCAACAACTATCCGGCCATTGCGGCCGCGCTGGTCGAGCTGTTCCACATCCGCTTCGATCCGGCCCTGTCCGACAACGACCGCACGCTGAAGACGGCCCGGCTCGAGGACGAGCTGGGCACGGCCTTTGATGCCGTGGTCAGTCTCGACGACGACCGCATCCTGCGCCGGTTCCAGAACGTGATTGCCGCGATCCTGCGCACCAACTTCTTCCAGCTTGGGGCCGATGGCCGGCCGAAGTCGACCTTTGCCTTCAAGATCAACTCCCGCGCCATCGAGGACATGCCGCAGCCGCGGCCGTTCCGCGAGATTTCGGTCTACAGCCCGCGCGTCGAGGGCATTCACCTGCGCTTCGGCAAGGTGGCGCGCGGCGGTCTGCGCTGGTCCGACCGTCCGCAGGACTTCCGCACCGAGGTGCTGGGTCTGGTGAAGGCGCAGCAGGTCAAGAACGCGGTGATCGTGCCGGTCGGCTCGAAGGGTGGTTTCGTGCCCAAGCGCCTGCCGGTCGGCGGTGACCGCGAGGCGGTCTTTGCCGAGGGCACCGAGGCCTACAAGATCTTCGTCGGCTCGCTGCTCGACGTGACCGACAACCTGAAGGGGGACCGCATCCTGCCGCCGGCCGAGGTCGTGCGGCATGACGAGGACGATCCCTATCTCGTCGTTGCCGCGGACAAGGGCACGGCGACCTTCTCCGACACCGCCAACGGCATTTCCACGAGCCGCAGCTTCTGGCTCGGCGATGCCTTCGCTTCGGGCGGCTCTGCCGGCTATGACCACAAGAAGATGGGCATCACCGCGCGCGGCGCCTGGGAAGCGGTGAAGCGTCACTTCCGCGAGATGAACCGCGACATCCAGAGCGAGCCCTTCACCGTTGCCGGCGTTGGCGACATGTCGGGCGACGTCTTCGGCAACGGCATGCTGCTGTCGAAGGAGATCCGGCTGGTGGCGGCCTTCGATCACCGCGACATCTTCCTTGACCCGACGCCGGATGCGGCCGTCAGCTTCGCCGAGCGGCAGCGGCTGTTCGGTCTCGGCCGCTCGTCCTGGGCCGACTACAATGCCGGGCTGATCTCGAAGGGCGGCGGCGTGTTCTCGCGCCAGCTCAAGTCGATCCCGCTCAGCGACGAGGTTCAGGCGCTGCTCGGCCTTGCCAAGGCCAAGGCGACGCCGCAGGAGGTGATGACCGCGATCCTGAAGCTCGATGTGGACCTGATGTGGTTCGGCGGCATCGGCACCTACATCCGCGCCTCCAGCGAGACGGATGCGGATGCGGGCGACCGCGCCAATGACGCGATCCGCGTCACGGCCAGGGATGTCCGCGCGAAGGTGATCGGCGAGGGCGCCAATCTCGGCATGACCCAGCGCGCCCGCATCGAGTTCGGGCGCAAGGGCGGCCGCTCCAACTCCGACGCCATCGACAACTCTGCCGGCGTGAACTCCTCCGACATGGAGGTGAACATCAAGATCGCCTTCGGCGCGGCGGTGCAGGCGGGCAAGCTCGACATCCCGGCGCGCAACGTGATCCTGGCCGAGATGACCGACGAGGTCGCGCATCTCGTGCTGCGCAACAACTACCTGCAGTCGCTCGCCATCTCCATGACCGAGCGGCGTGGCATCGAGGACTTCGGCTATCAGGTCCGCATGATGCGGCAGCTGGAACAGGCAGGCCTCCTGGACCGTCAGGTCGAGTTCCTGCCCGACGACGCCGCCATCGCCGAGCTGGAAAAGGCCGGGCTCGGCCTGACCCGCGCCGAGATCGGCGTGCTGCTCGCCTATGCCAAGATCACGCTCTACGACGCGCTCCTCGAAAGCGACGTGCCGGATGACGACTACCTGTCGCTGGAGCTGTTCCGCTACTTCCCGGACCGAATGGAAGCCGGCTTTGCCGAGGAGATCCGCGGTCACCGGCTGCGCCGCGAGATCATTGCCACGATGCTGGCCAACTCCATGGTCAACCGCGGCGGCCCGACCTTCGTGACCCGCATTGCCGACCAGACCGGGGCCAGCGAGGCCGACATTGCCCGCTGCTTCGTCGCCGTGCGCAATTCCTTCGGCCTGACCGCCCTCAACGAGGCGATCGACGCGCTGGATGCCCGGATCGACGGCACGCTGCAGCTCGAGCTTTATGCCGAGGTGCAGGACCTGTTCCTCGAGCAGGTGCTCTGGTTCAAGCGCCATGTCTCCTTCCGCGATGGCATTGCCGCCGTGGTCGACCGCTTCTCCGACGGCATCGCCACGCTCGGCCAGCGCCTGGCGGAGGCCGTGACGCCGGCGCAGGCCGAGTTCCTGCTCGGCCGGGCGGCGGGCTTCGCCGACCGGGGTGTCCCGGCCGATCTGGCGCGGCGCATTGCCTTCCTGCCGGTCGAGGCGACCATCCCGGACATCGTGCTGGCGGCCGGCGAGGTCGGCGCGCCGCTCGAGGCCGTCGCCCGCACCTTCTTCGAGGTTGCCCAGCACTTCCGCATCGGTTCGATGGACGCGCTCGCCCGTGACCTGTCGATTTCCGACTATTACGACGGTCTGGCCCTCGACCGGGCCCGGGCGACGCTGGCCAATGCCCACCGCGACCTGACGGCTGCGGCGGTCCGGGCCGGCGGCTTCGGCAACTGGCTCGGCACGCACGAGGCGGACGTCACCCGCACCACCCGGGCCGTTGGCGAGATCCTCGAAGGCGCGATCAGCGTCTCCAAGTTCTCCGTTGCCGCCAGCCTGCTTGCCGAGATCGCCCGCTGATCGGGACGACAGGATTGCCCCGCCCGTTCAGGGCGGGGCCGTCCGCTGAAAATGCCGCCGGCCCGACCGGGACCGTCTTGCGCAGCCTCCTGTTTTGCGAGCACCTTGGGCCGGTCTGGCCCGACGGCACATCAGGAGGAACGCGCCTTGCCCGATCATCAGCAAACGACAAGGCGCGGGCTGTTCGGCTGGGTGCTGTTCGACTGTGCCGCCCAGCCCTTCTTCACGCTGGTCACGACCTTCGTCTTCGCGCCCTTCTTTGCGGCGAGCCTCGCGGCGACGCCGGCCGAGGGACAGGAACTCTGGGGCTATGCGACGGCGGCCGCGGGACTGGTGACGGCGCTGCTGGCCCCTCTGCTCGGTGCCGTCGCCGATGCGACCGGCGCACGCAAGCCCTGGATTGCCGGCTTTGCCGTCCCCTATCTCCTCGCCTGCCTCGCCCTGTGGTTCACCGCGCCGGGCGATCCGTGGTCGGTGGCGATTGCGCTCACCGCCTTCGCCCTTGGCACTGTCGCCATCGAGTTCGCCTCCCTGTTCAACAACGCCATGATGGGGGATCTGGTGCCGCGCAGCCGGCTCGGCCGCCTCTCCGGCGCCGGCTGGGCCATGGGCTATGCCGGCGGGCTGGCCAGCCTGGTGCTGACGCTCGGCTTCCTCGCGGCCAGTCCTGACACCGGCCGCACCCTTCTGGGCTTCGAGCCGCTGTTCGGGCTCGATCCCGCGACCCGCGAGGGTGACCGCGCCGCCGGGCCGCTGTCGGCGCTCTGGTTCGTCGTCTTCGTGCTGCCCCTGTTCCTGTTCACGCCGGACGTGCCCCGGCGCCTGGCCTATGGGGCGGCGATCCGCCAGGGCCGCGCGCGTCTGGTCGCCGCCCTCGCGGAGGCTCGCCGTGCGCCCGGGGTGGTGCGGTTGCTGCTCGCCAACATGATCTTTGCCGATGGTCTCGTTGCGCTGTTTGCCTTTGGCGGCATCTATGCCGCCGGCGTTCTCGGCTGGACGACGATCCAGATCGGCACCTTCGGCATCCTGCTCACCATCACCGGCACGGCCGGGGCGCTGATCGGCGGCTGGCTGGACGACCGGATCGGCGCCAGACCGGTGATCCTCGGGGCGCTGGGCGGCCTGTTCCTCTGCGGTCTCGGCATCGTCTCGGTCGACCGCGACACGATCCTGTTCGTCGTGGAGGTCACGCCGGCCAGCCCCGGCACGCTGTTTTCCTCCGCCCCGGATCTGATGTTCCTGGTGCTGGGGGCGATCATCGGGGCCATGGCCGGCCCGCTGCAGGCCTCGGCCCGCAGCCTGCTGGTGCATCTGAGCCCGCCGGAGCGGGCAGGGGCCTTCTTCGGCCTCTTTGCCCTGTCCGGCAAGGTGACGAGTTTCCTTGCCCCCCTGTCCGTAGCTCTGGTGACGGCGGCGACCGGCAGCCAGGCGGCCGGCATGGCGGTGATCCTCGTCTTCTTCGCCCTCGGGGCGCTGGTCCTGTCGGGTGTGCGTCACCCGTGATCCGCACATCAGAAAAGCCGGCGCTGGGCCGGCTTTTCGCGTGTCACTGCCCGGTATGATGCAGATCAGGCGCTCTGGCGGATGCTCGACAGGAACACCTGCACCTCGGAGCGCAGCTGCTCGGCCTCGTGCTGCAGCACGGCGGCGGAGCTGCTGACCTTGCGGGCGGTGTCGCCGGTGTCATTGGCGGCGGCCGACACGGCGACGATGTTGCGCGCCACTTCCTGGGTGCCGTTGGAGGCTTCCTGGATGTTGCGGGCAATCTCGCGCGTGGCGATGCCCTGCTGGTCCACCGAGGTCTGGATGCCGCCCGAGATCTCGTTCATCCGCTCGATCGTCGCGGAGATGCTCTTGATCGCCTCGACGGCGCCGTCGGTTTCCGCCTGCACCGACTGGATCTGGGTCGAGATCTCCTCGGTCGCCTTGGCGGTCTGGTTGGCCAGCTCCTTGACCTCGGCCGCCACCACGGCGAAGCCGCGGCCGGCCTCGCCGGCACGGGCGGCCTCGATGGTGGCGTTCAGCGCCAGCAGGTTGGTCTGTTCGGCAATGGCCTGGATCAGGTTCACCACCTCGTTGATGCGGCTGGCCGCGCCGGCAAGCGCCTCGATCTTGGCGTTGGTCTGGTGCGCCTGGGCAACGGCCTGACGGGCGATTTCCGTCGACTGGCCCATCTGCCGGCCGATCTCGCCGACCGAGGCCAGCAGCTCCTCGGCGGCCGAGGCGACGGCTTCCACGTTGGAGGAGGCTTCCTCGGAGGCCGCGGCCACGGCCGTGCTCTTGGAGCTGGTGTCATCCGCGCCGCGTGTCAGCGTCACCGAGGCGGCATTGAGGTCGCCGACCAGCGTCGACACGGTGTCGGTCAGGCGCGAGATCTTGGCGTCGAAGTCCTGCGACACGGCGCGGACGGTCTCGGCCCGCGCAACGCGCTGGCGCTGCTGTTCGTCCTGCTCGGCCGCGAGCTGCTCGGCCTGACGGGCCTTGTCGCGGAACACCTCCAGCGCCTTGCTGATCTGGCCGATCTCGTCGCCGCGGTCCGTGTCGGTGATGCGCACGTCGTAGCGGCGCTCGATCAGTGCGTTGATGGTGCTGACGGCGCGCTCCAGCGGACGCCGCACGATGGCGTTGCCGACAAGCTGGATCGAGACGGCCACGACCAGCAGCAGCACGAGCCCGACGCCGACGATGGTGGTGATGATCTCGAACGAGGTGGCGTTCAGCGTCGAGGTCGGAACGGACACGACCACGCTCAGGCTGGACCCCGTCTCGCCGATCTTCACCGGCATGACGATGTTCATGACATCCTCGCCCGCCTGGGCCGAATAGGCGGTGTAGGTCAGCGGCTGGCCGGCCTTGACCGCGTTCATCACCCTGGCGACAACGTCGGGCGACTGGCCGTTGGCGGCTTCGGTCATCGGCTTGCCACGGGCCTCCGGATCGGCGTTTGCGACCCAGACGCCGGCCTGCGACAGCAGCGAGACGGTGCCGGTGCCCAGCGGGCGGTTTTTGGCCAGCGTTTCGGAGAGAGTGGTCAGGATGATGTCGGTGCCGGCGACGCCGATGACCTTGTTGCCATCCCGCAGCGGAATGCTGAAGGACACGCCGGTGATCGTCTTGCCCTCGACTTCCCAGCTGTAGGGTTCGGTCACGCGGTCGCGGCCGGACGTGTAGGCATCGAAGAACCAGGCATCGCCCGGAGCGCTGGGATTGACCTCGGCGATCGGGCGGAAGCCGATCTTGCCGTCCGGCAGGCGGTAGAAGTACGGGCGCCAGGCACCGCCGGCATCGTGCTTCTCGGCGTTGGCAAACTCGGCGTCGCGGCCGTCCAGCTGGTTGTCCAGCACCATGCCCCAGGCGCCGGACAGGTCCTTGTTCTTGATCGCGACATCCTCGACCACGTTGGTCCAGGCGAGGCGGTCGACCGGTCCGCTGCGCTTCAGCGCATTCAGCGAATTCGCCAGGCCCTGGGCCACGGTGAGACCCTGTTCAAGGGTTCGGTCGATGTATTCGGCCTGTTCGCGGGCCACGGCTTCCGCCTGCTCCAGCGCCAGCTTGTGCGTCGCGTTCGACGCGGTCCAGCCAATGAAGCCGATGCCTGCCAGCAGCACGGCGGCGAGGGCTGAGACGCTGACGGTCACCAGCTTGGTTGTTACCTTTGCATTTCTGAACATCCTGCGCGCTCCGATGATCCGGCCGAAAACGCCCCGCTGGTCGAGCGAAGGTTTTTTGCGTTGCACCCAAGTAAACCCGCAGTGTGTTAAAAAAAGCTTCCGGCCCGGCATGAAGATGCCGCGCCGGAAGCCACCTAATCAATCCAAAGTTGATTTTTTATCTTTTCTGCACGTCAGTGACGGAAATGCCGCATCCCCGTCAGCACCATCGCCAGGCCCGCTTCATCTGCGGCAGCAATGACTTCGTCGTCGCGCATGGAGCCACCGGGCTGGATAACCGCCGTGGCGCCGGCCTCGGCTGCCGACAGCAGGCCGTCGGCAAACGGGAAGAAGGCATCCGAGGCAACGACACAGCCCTTGGTCAGCGGCGTCGCCAGACCGGCGGCCTCGGTGGCGTCGAGCGCCTTGCGTGCGGCGATGCGGGCGCTGTCCACGCGGCTCATCTGGCCCGCACCGATGCCGACCGTCGCCCCGTCCCTGGCGTAGACGATGGCGTTGGACTTCACGTGCTTGGCAACGCGGAAGGCGAACTTCAGGTCGGCCAGTTCCTGGGCGCTCGGCGCGCGCCTGGTCACGACCTTCAGGTCAAGGTCATCGACCACGCCATTGTCGCGCGACTGCACCAGCAGGCCGCCGGCGACCGACTTGACGGCAAGGCCCGGAGCCCGCGGATCGGCGAGACCGCCGGTCACCAGCAGCCGCAGGTTCTTCTTCTTTGCCACGATCTCGACGGCCTCGTCGGTCGCGGCCGGGGCGATGATCACCTCGGTGAAGATCTTCACGATCTCTTCGGCTGCCTCGGCGTCCAGGATGTCGTTCAACGCGACGATGCCGCCGAAGGCCGAAACCGGGTCACAGCGCAGGGCCAGCTCGTAGGCCGCCCTGATCGACGCGCCTTCGGCAACGCCGCAGGGGTTGGCGTGCTTGATGATGGCGACGGCCTTGGTCCGTGCCGGATCAAATTCGCTCACCAGCTCGAAGGCCGCGTCGGTGTCGTTGATGTTGTTGTAGGACAGGGTCTTGCCCTGCAGCTGACGCGCGGTTGCCACCCCGAAGCGGCGTTCGCCGTTGGTGTAGAAGCCGGCCGACTGGTGCGGGTTCTCGCCGTAGCGCATCACTTCGGCGAGCTTGCCGCCCATCGCGCGGTAATCCGGAGCCTCATTGCCGATCTCGGCCGCGAGCCAGTTCGACACGGCAGCGTCATAGGCGGCGGTGCGGGCAAAGGCCTTCTGCGCCAGCCGCTTGCGCAGCGCGACCGGCGACTGGCCGTTGTTCTCGTCCAGGGCCGCAATGACGGCCGCATAGTCGGCCGGATCGACGACCACGGTCACATAGGCGTGGTTCTTGGCGGCTGCGCGGGTCATGGCCGGGCCGCCGATGTCGATGTTCTCGACGCCGGTGGCATAGTCGGCGCCGGAGGCAACCGTGTCCTCGAAGGGATAGAGGTTGACGCAGAGCAGGTCGATGCCGGCGATGCCGTGGGCCTGCATGGCCGCCGTGTGCTCCGCATCGTCGCGGATCGCCAGCAGGCCGCCGTGCACCATCGGGTGCAGCGTCTTGACGCGGCCATCCATGATTTCCGGGAAGCCGGTGACTTCGGAAATGTCCTTCACCGGCAGGCCGGCATCGGCCAGTGTCTTGCGGGTGCCGCCGGTGGAGATCAGCTCCACGCCGCGATCGGCAAGGTCCTTGGCGAATTGCAGCAGTCCGGTCTTGTCTGAGACGGAGAGAAGGGCGCGCTTGACGGAAACGAGCGGGGGAACGGGGACCCCCTTGGACACCACGGCCATGGCCTTGCCTCGCTGAACTGAGGTTGGGAAGTGGCCGTGCCCCTAACACGAATGGCGGCGCAACGGAAGGTCGCACGGCCCTGTGCCGGTGTTCTTGCGGGACTGTTTGCCGGCTTTCAGTCTTCGGCCGTCGGAAGGGCCGTGTCGTCGCCTTCCCACGAGCGTCGGTACGGACGGGGCAGGACTGTGCGGCGGAACTGCCAGGCGATCTGGCTGGCCTGGCTGATGCGGCCGTAGATGACCAGTTGCTGGCTGCGGCGGTGGCCGTAGACATCCGACAGATAGACCGATTCCTCGATCACCAGCTCGCCGGCACTGGCGTCGAACTCCCAGGTCTCCCCGTCCGGGCAGACAAGCTCGGCGCCGGTGCCGCCGCGCAGCAGGCCCGGCTTGACGGCCGGGTGCAGGTGGAAGCGCACGGTGTAATGGTCCTGGTCCGTCAGCGCGCCCGAGGTCGAGAAGATGTCGAGCCCGTCCAGCACGCTGCCGTCTGACGCCAGCCGCATGTCGCGCTCATGCACCACCCGGAACCGGGCCGCATAGCCGTTGTGGGAGGCCGTCACGCGGGTGCCCATGGCATCCTCGATGCGTTCGACGGGCACGCTGGTCGGACCGGCGATGACCGGG includes:
- a CDS encoding peroxidase-related enzyme (This protein belongs to a clade of uncharacterized proteins related to peroxidases such as the alkylhydroperoxidase AhpD.); translated protein: MSNAPVIALNLPGAGEFSETTQRYFTKCQEKLGLVPNVLIAYGFDDTKLRAFTDMYNDLMLGASALSKLEREMIAVVVSSVNRCYYCLTAHGAAVRDLSGDPQLGEMLVMNYRAAPLSPRQKAMLDFAHKLTERPAEIEEQDRQALREAGFGDRDIWDIASVAAFFNMSNRVAAATDMRPNDEYHSMAR
- the argC gene encoding N-acetyl-gamma-glutamyl-phosphate reductase, whose translation is MVARVFIDGEAGTTGLQIRERLAERRDIELLSIAPERRKDLGARAELLNAADVAILCLPDEAAKESVALITNDTTAVIDASTAFRVAEGWTYGFAEMDKAQSAAIAASRRVSNPGCWPQGVIAALRPLIAGGLVPADFPVAVNGISGYSGGGKSMIEDYEAKGDAANVFLPYGLAFNHKHLPEMQRYTGLAAAPLFVPSVGNYYKGMITSVPLNLARLPKVPSGAEIHAAIADHFAAQTDGFVEVAPLSPLDRASELNPQALNGTNAMRLYVFANDARAQAAIIAVYDNLGKGASGAAVQNLNILLGVAPATSLAA
- a CDS encoding NAD-glutamate dehydrogenase; amino-acid sequence: MPQAREHRKAELVAEVRQALASGHPGLADFAEELYLRGAAEDLVAYSADELAGFARAAFEDFAVHTPGTHRVTVANPSFRAAGAMAGEVTVVELVNDNMPFLVDSVMAELQDSRLEVHLVLHPIYSVERDADGKLLSVAGRKKASAREDSQESLIHIHVSRIGSEEARKALAERLSRIMDDVRAAVGDWKPMRKRLATAINTYKTAVVNGRDELWEAIHFLEWMANDNFIFLGMREYTFNGSVEDGELTPMDGTGLGTLADPEVRVLRRGSEFVQITPEIREFLKRPDPLIIAKANVKSRVHRRVYMDYVGTKLFDDTGTMIGELRIVGLFASTAYNEPTSKIPFLRRKVASVLAKGGFDPDSHSGRALTNVMETFPRDELFQIDQETLYDFAMSILQLDERPRIRVLARAEKFDRYVSILCYVPRDRYTTEVRLNIGTYFASVFDGRLSAWYVTYPEGPLARVHFIIGRDKGKTPVVAQEDLEQAVSSIVRTWPDGLRDAFKERFDPETAHRLSERYSLAFHGGYKEVYSAEMALADVVKIETLSEERKTTITFGRSSASQSDRLSLKVYNLGAPIPLSARVPLLENMGFRVINERTYRITPTDMPLSYLHEMTLEASRGGDIDLTPNLKDRLEALFMAVWLGQAENDGYNALVLSANLAWRDIAMLRALSKYLRQVGIRYSEDYMWTTLNNYPAIAAALVELFHIRFDPALSDNDRTLKTARLEDELGTAFDAVVSLDDDRILRRFQNVIAAILRTNFFQLGADGRPKSTFAFKINSRAIEDMPQPRPFREISVYSPRVEGIHLRFGKVARGGLRWSDRPQDFRTEVLGLVKAQQVKNAVIVPVGSKGGFVPKRLPVGGDREAVFAEGTEAYKIFVGSLLDVTDNLKGDRILPPAEVVRHDEDDPYLVVAADKGTATFSDTANGISTSRSFWLGDAFASGGSAGYDHKKMGITARGAWEAVKRHFREMNRDIQSEPFTVAGVGDMSGDVFGNGMLLSKEIRLVAAFDHRDIFLDPTPDAAVSFAERQRLFGLGRSSWADYNAGLISKGGGVFSRQLKSIPLSDEVQALLGLAKAKATPQEVMTAILKLDVDLMWFGGIGTYIRASSETDADAGDRANDAIRVTARDVRAKVIGEGANLGMTQRARIEFGRKGGRSNSDAIDNSAGVNSSDMEVNIKIAFGAAVQAGKLDIPARNVILAEMTDEVAHLVLRNNYLQSLAISMTERRGIEDFGYQVRMMRQLEQAGLLDRQVEFLPDDAAIAELEKAGLGLTRAEIGVLLAYAKITLYDALLESDVPDDDYLSLELFRYFPDRMEAGFAEEIRGHRLRREIIATMLANSMVNRGGPTFVTRIADQTGASEADIARCFVAVRNSFGLTALNEAIDALDARIDGTLQLELYAEVQDLFLEQVLWFKRHVSFRDGIAAVVDRFSDGIATLGQRLAEAVTPAQAEFLLGRAAGFADRGVPADLARRIAFLPVEATIPDIVLAAGEVGAPLEAVARTFFEVAQHFRIGSMDALARDLSISDYYDGLALDRARATLANAHRDLTAAAVRAGGFGNWLGTHEADVTRTTRAVGEILEGAISVSKFSVAASLLAEIAR
- the leuD gene encoding 3-isopropylmalate dehydratase small subunit, with the translated sequence MQKFTTLTGVAAPLPIINIDTDMIIPKQYLKTIKRTGLGTALFSEMRYNEDGSDNPDFVLNKPAYKGASILVAGDNFGCGSSREHAPWALLDFGIRCVISTSFADIFYNNCFKNGILPVVVSKEELDKLLDDASRGANSTLTVDLETQEIKGPDGGVIRFEIDPFRKHCLMNGLDDIGLTMEKAASIDSFEAKASQSRPWA